A genome region from Primulina eburnea isolate SZY01 chromosome 9, ASM2296580v1, whole genome shotgun sequence includes the following:
- the LOC140841827 gene encoding V-type proton ATPase 16 kDa proteolipid subunit, translated as MSSTFSGDETAPFFGFLGAAAALVFSCMGAAYGTAKSGVGVASMGVMRPELVMKSIVPVVMAGVLGIYGLIIAVIISTGINPKAKSYYLFDGYAHLSSGLSCGLAGLAAGMAIGIVGDAGVRANAQQPKLFVGMILILIFAEALALYGLIVGIILSSRAGQSRAE; from the exons ATGTCTTCGACCTTCAGTGGCGATGAAACTGCTCCCTTCTTCGGATTCCTCGGCGCCGCCGCAGCCCTTGTTTTCTCAT GTATGGGTGCTGCATATGGGACTGCTAAGAGTGGCGTTGGTGTTGCTTCGATGGGGGTGATGAGGCCAGAGCTGGTAATGAAATCAATCGTGCCTGTGGTTATGGCTGGTGTTTTGGGTATTTACGGTCTCATTATTGCTGTGATTATCAGCACTGGTATTAACCCTAAAGCTAAGTCTTATTACCTGTTTGATGGCTATGCTCATCTCTCTTCGGGCCTTTCTTGTGGACTCGCTGGGCTGGCTGCTGGAATGGCCATCGGGATTGTCGGAGATGCTGGTGTTAG GGCTAACGCACAGCAGCCAAAGCTTTTTGTAGGGATGATCCTCATTCTCATTTTCGCTGAAGCTCTGGCACTCTACGGCCTAATTGTTGGCATTATTTTGTCTTCTCGAGCCGGCCAGTCTAGAGCTGAGTAG
- the LOC140841825 gene encoding translocon-associated protein subunit alpha-like produces MAIRVLLILCLLLMSPSILQVARCEPDPDAEVVESAEEGDIGIIGEDAQDFGSGSFGPAPGVETVCVFPKNPSKLVAAGEESELLVGIKNEGDSSINVIAIHASVHPAYDPSYLLQNLSAQAFNNASVPPSAQATFPYLFAVSKFLQSGAYILMGTIVYEIDQHPYQSTFYNGTIEVTEPGGLLSVESVFLFCLGAALIGLLGFWIRSQIQEFSKKTKKAPKVEVGTKTTDVSMDEWLQGTAYTRSQANQSKKKK; encoded by the exons ATGGCAATTAGGGTTCTTCTGATTCTATGTCTGCTTCTCATGTCGCCTTCAATTTTACAAG TCGCAAGATGTGAGCCAGACCCTGATGCAGAAGTTGTTGAATCAGCCGAGGAAGGAGATATTGGGATCATTGGTGAGGATGCCCAAGACTTCGGTAGTGGGAGTTTTGGACCTGCTCCAGGGGTGGAAACAGTTTGTGTTTTCCCCAAAAATCCCTCTAAAT TGGTTGCAGCAGGGGAGGAAAGTGAACTCTTGGTTGGAATAAAAAATGAAG GGGATTCAAGTATTAATGTTATTGCGATCCACGCCAGTGTTCATCCCGCATATGATCCAAGTTACTTGTTGCAAAATCTTTCTGCACAG GCTTTTAACAATGCTTCGGTTCCTCCATCAGCTCAAGCAACTTTCCCTTATCTTTTTGCCGTTAGCAAGTTCTTACAG TCTGGTGCATACATTCTCATGGGAACTATTGTTTACGAGATTGACCAGCACCCATACCAGAGTACTTTCTACAATGGGACCATTGAAGTTACTGAGCCAGGTGGTCTGCTCAGTGTTGAGTCAGTTTTCTTGTTTTGCCTGGGGGCCGCCCTTATTGGTCTTCTAGGATTTTGGATACGTAGTCAAATACAAGAATTCTCAAAG AAAACCAAGAAGGCACCAAAGGTGGAAGTTGGAACTAAGACAACGGACGTCTCAATGGATGAATGGTTGCAG GGAACTGCATATACACGGTCTCAGGCCAACCAatcgaagaagaagaaatag
- the LOC140840599 gene encoding uncharacterized protein — protein MADDEMPMRLMNFVSEEQLEETRRTRGVRVEDGTAQRDRSLYEILQENKDKKDAEFNERFKHRPPKALDEDETEFLDNLEMSKKEYERQLADEEKLQLENFQAAVAAQATAVHELKEAPSVSEVQEKKSVLGRRNTAARPLGMIIKVNPQTKKAKTDFADAEEASTLVRSCNTDTKDTARNQDGDNDESRLVSSSSGLVSYSSDESEED, from the coding sequence ATGGCGGATGATGAGATGCCGATGAGGTTGATGAATTTCGTCTCGGAAGAGCAGTTGGAAGAAACTCGGAGAACTCGGGGTGTTCGAGTGGAAGATGGTACTGCGCAGAGAGACAGGTCTCTTTACGAGATTTTGCAGGAAAACAAGGATAAGAAGGATGCTGAATTCAACGAACGATTCAAGCATAGGCCACCTAAAGCTTTGGATGAAGACGAGACTGAGTTTCTCGATAACCTGGAGATGTCGAAAAAAGAATATGAGCGACAGCTTGCAGACGAAGAAAAGCTGCAGCTGGAGAACTTTCAGGCAGCCGTAGCAGCACAAGCTACTGCTGTACATGAGCTAAAGGAGGCACCGTCAGTTTCCGAGGTCCAGGAAAAGAAATCAGTTCTAGGAAGGAGGAATACAGCAGCTCGTCCGCTGGGAATGATAATTAAAGTGAACCCACAAACGAAGAAAGCAAAAACAGACTTTGCGGATGCAGAAGAAGCTTCGACTTTGGTAAGATCATGTAATACTGATACAAAAGATACCGCGAGAAATCAGGACGGTGATAATGATGAGTCTAGGCTTGTATCTAGTAGTAGTGGTTTGGTGTCATATAGTAGTGATGAAAGTGAAGAAGATTGA
- the LOC140841829 gene encoding fructose-bisphosphate aldolase 1, chloroplastic-like, with protein MASASASFLKSSPVLDKSEFVKGHSLLRHPSTSAATIRFHPKAAPSPLTVRASSYADELVKTAKTVASPGRGILAIDESNATCGKRLASIGLDNTEANRQAYRTLLVAAPGLGQYISGAILFEETLYQSTIDGKKIVDVLVEQNIVPGIKVDKGLVPLAGSNDESWCQGLDGLASRSAAYYQQGARFAKWRTVVSIPNGPSALAVKEAAWGLARYAAISQEAGLVPIVEPEILLDGEHGIDRTYEVALKVWAEVFFYLAENNVLFEGILLKPSMVTPGAECKEKATPEKVAAYTLGLLRKRIPPAVPGIMFLSGGQSEVEATLNLNAMNQAPNPWHVSFSYARALQNTCLKTWGGRPENVKAAQEALLLRAKANSLAQLGKYTTEGESEEAKTGMFVKGYSY; from the exons ATGGCCTCAGCCTCAGCCTCATTCCTCAAGTCATCTCCTGTTCTTGACAAGTCTGAGTTCGTTAAAGGCCACTCCCTTCTCCGCCACCCATCCACCTCCGCTGCCACCATCCGCTTCCACCCCAAGGCGGCACCATCACCGCTCACCGTCCGTGCATCCTCCTATGCCGATGAGCTCGTCAAGACTGCG AAAACTGTTGCATCACCAGGGCGTGGTATTCTTGCCATAGATGAATCAAACGCGACTTGTGGGAAGCGTCTAGCATCCATTGGGCTCGATAACACCGAGGCGAACCGTCAGGCTTATCGCACCCTTCTCGTGGCTGCCCCTGGACTCGGCCAGTACATCTCTGGTGCAATCTTATTCGAGGAGACTCTCTACCAATCCACCATTGATGGCAAGAAAATAGTGGATGTTCTTGTTGAGCAGAATATTGTCCCTGGCATTAAAGTCGATAAG GGTTTGGTTCCACTTGCTGGTTCAAATGACGAGTCATGGTGCCAAGGTCTTGATGGCCTCGCCTCTCGCTCCGCTGCTTACTACCAACAAGGTGCTCGTTTCGCCAAATG GCGTACTGTGGTGAGCATTCCCAATGGTCCATCTGCCCTGGCAGTGAAAGAGGCAGCCTGGGGCCTAGCCCGCTATGCCGCCATTTCTCAG GAGGCTGGATTGGTCCCAATTGTGGAGCCAGAGATCTTGCTAGATGGCGAGCATGGGATTGACAGGACTTATGAGGTAGCTTTGAAGGTGTGGGCTGAGGTGTTTTTCTACTTAGCCGAAAACAATGTATTGTTTGAGGGTATTCTCCTCAAACCAAGCATGGTCACTCCTGGTGCAGAATGCAAGGAAAAGGCGACACCCGAAAAGGTTGCCGCATACACACTCGGCCTCCTCCGCAAGCGAATCCCCCCGGCCGTTCCTGGAATCATG TTCTTGTCTGGTGGGCAATCTGAGGTGGAAGCAACCTTGAACTTGAATGCCATGAACCAAGCCCCGAACCCGTGGCACGTGTCGTTCTCCTACGCAAGAGCTCTTCAAAACACATGCCTGAAGACTTGGGGAGGCCGCCCGGAGAACGTGAAGGCGGCTCAGGAAGCTTTGCTGCTCAGGGCCAAGGCTAACTCGTTGGCTCAACTCGGCAAGTACACCACCGAGGGAGAATCAGAGGAAGCCAAGACAGGAATGTTTGTGAAAGGCTACAGCTACTAA
- the LOC140841828 gene encoding LOW QUALITY PROTEIN: uncharacterized protein (The sequence of the model RefSeq protein was modified relative to this genomic sequence to represent the inferred CDS: inserted 2 bases in 1 codon) translates to MFFNGYGYHGMSFEQTYRCYPASFIDKAQIENGDKVIMPPSALDRLASLQIDYPMLFELGNAATERVSHCGVLEFIAEEGMXYMPYWMMENLLLQEGDIVRVKNVTLPKGTYVKLQPHTKDFLDISNPKAILETTLRNFSCLTTGDSIMVAYNNKKYYIDIIESKPSNAITIIETDCEVDFAPPLDYKEPEKPALSIPTSKRTEGQEPAAETEPNFNPFTGTARRLDGKPLKTQPPPASSSAPTFKNLNASNDGGQASASSSSSQSTSRQSQGKLVFGSNANRTSESSKDTSKDTKQEPPKKEDPKFQAFTGKKYSLKG, encoded by the exons ATG TTTTTTAATGGATATGGATACCATGGAATGTCATTTGAGCAAACATATCGGTGCTATCCTGCGTCTTTCATCGACAAG GCACAGATAGAAAATGGTGACAAAG TAATCATGCCTCCTTCGGCTCTAGATCGCCTTG CATCACTTCAAATTGATTACCCTATGTTGTTTGAGCTTGGAAACGCTGCAACTGAACGAGTTTCTCATTGTGGAGTTCTGGAGTTCATTGCAGAAGAAGGCAT ATATATGCCTTACTGG ATGATGGAGAACCTGTTGTTGCAAGAAGGAGATATTGTACGGGTAAAAAATGTAACTCTTCCAAAGGGTACATATGTCAAATTGCAACCTCACACAAAGGATTTCTTGGATATATCAAATCCAAAAGCTAT CTTGGAGACGACATTAAGGAATTTTTCTTGTTTGACCACTGGGGATAGTATCATGGTGGCTTataacaataaaaagtattacATAGATATAATCGAGTCGAAGCCTTCTAATGCCATAACTATTATCGAAACCGATTGTGAAGTGGACTTTGCTCCTCCTCTCGATTACAAGGAGCCGGAAAAACCTGCACTGTCAATTCCAACAAGCAAAAGAACAGAAG GCCAGGAGCCTGCAGCTGAGACTGAACCGAACTTCAATCCATTTACTGGTACTGCGAGAAGACTGGATGGAAAACCCCTGAAAACCCAGCCTCCACCAGCCTCTTCATCTGCACCCACTTTCAAGAACCTGAATGCCTCCAATGATGGTGGACAAGCTTCTGCATCCAGTTCCAGTTCACAGAGCACCAGTCGCCAGTCTCAGGGCAAGCTTGTTTTTGGTTCAAATGCAAACCGCACCAGTGAATCATCAAAG GACACTTCAAAAGACACCAAACAAGAGCCTCCAAAGAAAGAAGACCCCAAATTCCAGGCCTTCACTGGGAAGAAATACTCTTTGAAGGGTTGA
- the LOC140841826 gene encoding uncharacterized protein isoform X3, which yields MRVHSLCQTALWGVFFVSLLGICSADDKTLFEVVGAVECADCNEYDIKTTEAFSGLSASVDCKLEHGETKRMGDITKLDEDGKFKISVSQLHQDCYVQLHSDAAVPCAALNGTESTKIVLKSQTNGIQTFGPSKNPQFSTATCASKASWHFFKHPHFPYTHPWKKKFYKPPVPVYKPPVPEHKPPVPVYKPPVPEHKPPVPVYKPKPPVYKPPVPVYKPKPPPKPPVHKPPVPVHKPKPPVPVHKPKPPVYKPPVPVYHPKPPVYKKPFPKFKFPPKHFHHPKFGHFHHPKFGHFPPLPPHHP from the exons ATGAGGGTTCATTCCCTTTGTCAGACAGCCCTTTGGGGCGTTTTCTTTGTGTCTTTATTGGGGATTTGCAGTGCAGATGACAAGACATTGTTCGAGGTTGTCGGGGCAGTAGAGTGTGCTGATTGCAATGAGTATGACATTAAAACTACTGAGGCATTTTCAG GTCTCAGTGCGAGCGTTGATTGTAAGCTCGAACACGGGGAAACGAAAAGAATGGGAGATATAACCAAGCTCGACGAAGATGGAAAATTCAAGATCTCAGTCTCACAACTCCATCAAGATTGCTACGTGCAGCTCCACAGCGACGCCGCAGTCCCCTGCGCAGCCCTTAATGGCACCGAATCCACAAAAATCGTCTTGAAATCCCAAACGAATGGTATTCAAACCTTCGGGCCGAGTAAAAATCCGCAGTTCTCAACTGCAACGTGTGCTTCCAAAGCCTCTTGGCATTTCTTCAAGCACCCGCATTTTCCATACACCCATCCGTGGAAGAAAAAGTTCTACAAGCCGCCTGTCCCCGTCTACAAGCCACCAGTTCCAGAGCACAAGCCGCCGGTTCCCGTCTACAAGCCACCAGTTCCAGAGCACAAGCCGCCCGTCCCCGTCTACAAACCAAAACCACCAGTTTACAAGCCGCCGGTTCCCGTCTACAAGCCAAAACCACCA CCAAAACCACCAGTTCACAAGCCACCAGTCCCCGTCCACAAGCCAAAGCCGCCGGTCCCCGTCCACAAGCCAAAACCACCCGTTTACAAGCCACCGGTTCCAGTCTACCATCCAAAACCACCAGTGTATAAGAAGCCATTCCCGAAGTTCAAATTTCCTCCAAAGCACTTCCACCACCCCAAATTCGGACACTTCCACCACCCCAAATTCGGGCACTTCCCACCACTACCTCCGCACCATCCTTAA
- the LOC140841826 gene encoding uncharacterized protein isoform X1, whose amino-acid sequence MRVHSLCQTALWGVFFVSLLGICSADDKTLFEVVGAVECADCNEYDIKTTEAFSGLSASVDCKLEHGETKRMGDITKLDEDGKFKISVSQLHQDCYVQLHSDAAVPCAALNGTESTKIVLKSQTNGIQTFGPSKNPQFSTATCASKASWHFFKHPHFPYTHPWKKKFYKPPVPVYKPPVPEHKPPVPVYKPPVPEHKPPVPVYKPKPPVYKPPVPVYKPKPPVHKPKPKPPVHKPKPKPPVHKPPVPVHKPKPPVPVHKPKPPVYKPPVPVYHPKPPVYKKPFPKFKFPPKHFHHPKFGHFHHPKFGHFPPLPPHHP is encoded by the exons ATGAGGGTTCATTCCCTTTGTCAGACAGCCCTTTGGGGCGTTTTCTTTGTGTCTTTATTGGGGATTTGCAGTGCAGATGACAAGACATTGTTCGAGGTTGTCGGGGCAGTAGAGTGTGCTGATTGCAATGAGTATGACATTAAAACTACTGAGGCATTTTCAG GTCTCAGTGCGAGCGTTGATTGTAAGCTCGAACACGGGGAAACGAAAAGAATGGGAGATATAACCAAGCTCGACGAAGATGGAAAATTCAAGATCTCAGTCTCACAACTCCATCAAGATTGCTACGTGCAGCTCCACAGCGACGCCGCAGTCCCCTGCGCAGCCCTTAATGGCACCGAATCCACAAAAATCGTCTTGAAATCCCAAACGAATGGTATTCAAACCTTCGGGCCGAGTAAAAATCCGCAGTTCTCAACTGCAACGTGTGCTTCCAAAGCCTCTTGGCATTTCTTCAAGCACCCGCATTTTCCATACACCCATCCGTGGAAGAAAAAGTTCTACAAGCCGCCTGTCCCCGTCTACAAGCCACCAGTTCCAGAGCACAAGCCGCCGGTTCCCGTCTACAAGCCACCAGTTCCAGAGCACAAGCCGCCCGTCCCCGTCTACAAACCAAAACCACCAGTTTACAAGCCGCCGGTTCCCGTCTACAAGCCAAAACCACCAGTTCACAAGCCAAAGCCAAAACCACCAGTTCACAAGCCAAAGCCAAAACCACCAGTTCACAAGCCACCAGTCCCCGTCCACAAGCCAAAGCCGCCGGTCCCCGTCCACAAGCCAAAACCACCCGTTTACAAGCCACCGGTTCCAGTCTACCATCCAAAACCACCAGTGTATAAGAAGCCATTCCCGAAGTTCAAATTTCCTCCAAAGCACTTCCACCACCCCAAATTCGGACACTTCCACCACCCCAAATTCGGGCACTTCCCACCACTACCTCCGCACCATCCTTAA
- the LOC140841826 gene encoding uncharacterized protein isoform X2, giving the protein MRVHSLCQTALWGVFFVSLLGICSADDKTLFEVVGAVECADCNEYDIKTTEAFSGLSASVDCKLEHGETKRMGDITKLDEDGKFKISVSQLHQDCYVQLHSDAAVPCAALNGTESTKIVLKSQTNGIQTFGPSKNPQFSTATCASKASWHFFKHPHFPYTHPWKKKFYKPPVPVYKPPVPEHKPPVPVYKPPVPEHKPPVPVYKPKPPVYKPPVPVYKPKPPPKPKPPVHKPPVPVHKPKPPVPVHKPKPPVYKPPVPVYHPKPPVYKKPFPKFKFPPKHFHHPKFGHFHHPKFGHFPPLPPHHP; this is encoded by the exons ATGAGGGTTCATTCCCTTTGTCAGACAGCCCTTTGGGGCGTTTTCTTTGTGTCTTTATTGGGGATTTGCAGTGCAGATGACAAGACATTGTTCGAGGTTGTCGGGGCAGTAGAGTGTGCTGATTGCAATGAGTATGACATTAAAACTACTGAGGCATTTTCAG GTCTCAGTGCGAGCGTTGATTGTAAGCTCGAACACGGGGAAACGAAAAGAATGGGAGATATAACCAAGCTCGACGAAGATGGAAAATTCAAGATCTCAGTCTCACAACTCCATCAAGATTGCTACGTGCAGCTCCACAGCGACGCCGCAGTCCCCTGCGCAGCCCTTAATGGCACCGAATCCACAAAAATCGTCTTGAAATCCCAAACGAATGGTATTCAAACCTTCGGGCCGAGTAAAAATCCGCAGTTCTCAACTGCAACGTGTGCTTCCAAAGCCTCTTGGCATTTCTTCAAGCACCCGCATTTTCCATACACCCATCCGTGGAAGAAAAAGTTCTACAAGCCGCCTGTCCCCGTCTACAAGCCACCAGTTCCAGAGCACAAGCCGCCGGTTCCCGTCTACAAGCCACCAGTTCCAGAGCACAAGCCGCCCGTCCCCGTCTACAAACCAAAACCACCAGTTTACAAGCCGCCGGTTCCCGTCTACAAGCCAAAACCACCA CCAAAGCCAAAACCACCAGTTCACAAGCCACCAGTCCCCGTCCACAAGCCAAAGCCGCCGGTCCCCGTCCACAAGCCAAAACCACCCGTTTACAAGCCACCGGTTCCAGTCTACCATCCAAAACCACCAGTGTATAAGAAGCCATTCCCGAAGTTCAAATTTCCTCCAAAGCACTTCCACCACCCCAAATTCGGACACTTCCACCACCCCAAATTCGGGCACTTCCCACCACTACCTCCGCACCATCCTTAA
- the LOC140841826 gene encoding uncharacterized protein isoform X5 — MRVHSLCQTALWGVFFVSLLGICSADDKTLFEVVGAVECADCNEYDIKTTEAFSGLSASVDCKLEHGETKRMGDITKLDEDGKFKISVSQLHQDCYVQLHSDAAVPCAALNGTESTKIVLKSQTNGIQTFGPSKNPQFSTATCASKASWHFFKHPHFPYTHPWKKKFYKPPVPVYKPPVPEHKPPVPVYKPPVPEHKPPVPVYKPKPPVYKPPPKPPVHKPPVPVHKPKPPVPVHKPKPPVYKPPVPVYHPKPPVYKKPFPKFKFPPKHFHHPKFGHFHHPKFGHFPPLPPHHP, encoded by the exons ATGAGGGTTCATTCCCTTTGTCAGACAGCCCTTTGGGGCGTTTTCTTTGTGTCTTTATTGGGGATTTGCAGTGCAGATGACAAGACATTGTTCGAGGTTGTCGGGGCAGTAGAGTGTGCTGATTGCAATGAGTATGACATTAAAACTACTGAGGCATTTTCAG GTCTCAGTGCGAGCGTTGATTGTAAGCTCGAACACGGGGAAACGAAAAGAATGGGAGATATAACCAAGCTCGACGAAGATGGAAAATTCAAGATCTCAGTCTCACAACTCCATCAAGATTGCTACGTGCAGCTCCACAGCGACGCCGCAGTCCCCTGCGCAGCCCTTAATGGCACCGAATCCACAAAAATCGTCTTGAAATCCCAAACGAATGGTATTCAAACCTTCGGGCCGAGTAAAAATCCGCAGTTCTCAACTGCAACGTGTGCTTCCAAAGCCTCTTGGCATTTCTTCAAGCACCCGCATTTTCCATACACCCATCCGTGGAAGAAAAAGTTCTACAAGCCGCCTGTCCCCGTCTACAAGCCACCAGTTCCAGAGCACAAGCCGCCGGTTCCCGTCTACAAGCCACCAGTTCCAGAGCACAAGCCGCCCGTCCCCGTCTACAAACCAAAACCACCAGTTTACAAGCCGCCG CCAAAACCACCAGTTCACAAGCCACCAGTCCCCGTCCACAAGCCAAAGCCGCCGGTCCCCGTCCACAAGCCAAAACCACCCGTTTACAAGCCACCGGTTCCAGTCTACCATCCAAAACCACCAGTGTATAAGAAGCCATTCCCGAAGTTCAAATTTCCTCCAAAGCACTTCCACCACCCCAAATTCGGACACTTCCACCACCCCAAATTCGGGCACTTCCCACCACTACCTCCGCACCATCCTTAA
- the LOC140841826 gene encoding uncharacterized protein isoform X4: protein MRVHSLCQTALWGVFFVSLLGICSADDKTLFEVVGAVECADCNEYDIKTTEAFSGLSASVDCKLEHGETKRMGDITKLDEDGKFKISVSQLHQDCYVQLHSDAAVPCAALNGTESTKIVLKSQTNGIQTFGPSKNPQFSTATCASKASWHFFKHPHFPYTHPWKKKFYKPPVPVYKPPVPEHKPPVPVYKPPVPEHKPPVPVYKPKPPVYKPPPKPKPPVHKPPVPVHKPKPPVPVHKPKPPVYKPPVPVYHPKPPVYKKPFPKFKFPPKHFHHPKFGHFHHPKFGHFPPLPPHHP, encoded by the exons ATGAGGGTTCATTCCCTTTGTCAGACAGCCCTTTGGGGCGTTTTCTTTGTGTCTTTATTGGGGATTTGCAGTGCAGATGACAAGACATTGTTCGAGGTTGTCGGGGCAGTAGAGTGTGCTGATTGCAATGAGTATGACATTAAAACTACTGAGGCATTTTCAG GTCTCAGTGCGAGCGTTGATTGTAAGCTCGAACACGGGGAAACGAAAAGAATGGGAGATATAACCAAGCTCGACGAAGATGGAAAATTCAAGATCTCAGTCTCACAACTCCATCAAGATTGCTACGTGCAGCTCCACAGCGACGCCGCAGTCCCCTGCGCAGCCCTTAATGGCACCGAATCCACAAAAATCGTCTTGAAATCCCAAACGAATGGTATTCAAACCTTCGGGCCGAGTAAAAATCCGCAGTTCTCAACTGCAACGTGTGCTTCCAAAGCCTCTTGGCATTTCTTCAAGCACCCGCATTTTCCATACACCCATCCGTGGAAGAAAAAGTTCTACAAGCCGCCTGTCCCCGTCTACAAGCCACCAGTTCCAGAGCACAAGCCGCCGGTTCCCGTCTACAAGCCACCAGTTCCAGAGCACAAGCCGCCCGTCCCCGTCTACAAACCAAAACCACCAGTTTACAAGCCGCCG CCAAAGCCAAAACCACCAGTTCACAAGCCACCAGTCCCCGTCCACAAGCCAAAGCCGCCGGTCCCCGTCCACAAGCCAAAACCACCCGTTTACAAGCCACCGGTTCCAGTCTACCATCCAAAACCACCAGTGTATAAGAAGCCATTCCCGAAGTTCAAATTTCCTCCAAAGCACTTCCACCACCCCAAATTCGGACACTTCCACCACCCCAAATTCGGGCACTTCCCACCACTACCTCCGCACCATCCTTAA
- the LOC140841830 gene encoding D-ribulose kinase-like, whose amino-acid sequence MSGCNVFNKLESRIAGVRASEYTMDVDVKVEGKLYLGMDFGTSGARYALIDKDGNIQAEGKRDYPLHMSEEAVDWVKSWRTTLFALLEDIPVSLRAAVASISVDGTSATTLIVDSTTGEPLCRPLLYNESYPEALPLVKAIAPVNHTVCSGSSTLCKLVHWWNFFKSAKQSAVLLHQADWLLWLLHGRLGISDYNNALKVGYDPETESYPPWLLAQPYSRVLPTVLSPGSTIGSMKEVVRTHLGFPKDCVICTGTTDSIAAFIAARANQPGQSVTSLGSTLAIKLLSTQRVEDARFGVYSHRLDDKWLVGGASNTGGAVLRQIFTDEQLQKLSEQIDSSEVSPLDYYPLLDIGERFPVADPEMEPRLHPRPASDVEYLHGILESIARIEAKGYSLLKELGATPVEEVFTAGGGSRNKKWIAIRERVLGLPVRKALQTEAAYGAALLAMKGADS is encoded by the exons ATGTCGGGATGTAACGTATTTAATAAACTAGAATCAAGAATTGCTGGTGTGAGAGCTAGTGAATACACTATGGACGTTGATGTTAAAGTCGAGGGGAAACTCTATCTTGGAATGGACTTCGGGACATCTGGTGCTCGGTATGCCCTGATTGACAAGGATGGAAACATACAAGCCGAAGGCAAGAGGGATTACCCTTTGCATATG AGTGAAGAAGCCGTAGATTGGGTGAAATCTTGGAGAACTACACTTTTTGCCCTCTTGGAAGATATCCCAGTCAGTCTTCGTGCAGCCGTTGCGTCCATTTCTGTGGATGGTACTTCTGCAACAACTCTCATTGTTGATAG CACAACAGGTGAACCCTTGTGTAGACCACTCCTCTACAATGAGAGTTATCCCGAGGCTTTGCCATTGGTGAAGGCGATCGCTCCTGTTAACCACACAGTTTGTTCTGGTTCTTCGACATTGTGCAAACTTGTGCACTGgtggaatttttttaaatcagCAAAACAATCGGCTGTGTTGTTGCATCAAGCGGACTGGTTGTTGTGGCTTCTTCATGGCAGGCTTGGAATTTCTGATTACAACAATGCTTTGAAG GTGGGTTATGATCCAGAAACAGAGTCATATCCCCCTTGGCTTCTCGCTCAGCCATATTCTCGTGTTTTACCTACTGTTCTGTCTCCTGGATCCACCATTGGTTCCATGAAAGAGGTTGTCAGAACACATCTTG GTTTTCCAAAGGATTGTGTTATTTGCACTGGCACCACAGATAGTATTGCAGCCTTTATTGCAGCGAGAGCTAATCAACCTGGACAATCT GTCACATCTTTGGGTTCAACACTTGCTATAAAATTATTGAGCACACAAAGAGTAGAAGATGCACGTTTTGGGGTGTATAGTCATCGCCTCGATGATAAATGGCTCGTTGGGGGAGCTTCCAACACAGGCGGTGCTGTCCTTCGACAAATTTTTACAGATGAACAGCTGCAGAAACTGAGTGAGCAGATAGATTCTTCTGAAGTCTCTCCTCTTGACTATTACCCTCTCCTAGATATTGGGGAAAGATTTCCAGTAGCAGACCCTGAAATGGAACCCAG ATTGCATCCTCGCCCGGCAAGTGATGTCGAGTACTTGCATGGCATTCTTGAGTCCATCGCCCGAATTGAG GCTAAGGGTTACAGCTTACTGAAGGAACTAGGAGCAACCCCAGTTGAAGAAGTGTTTACTGCAGGCGGCGGGTCGAGAAACAAGAAGTGGATAGCCATACGAGAGAGGGTGCTTGGTTTGCCGGTGCGAAAGGCGCTTCAAACAGAAGCTGCCTATGGAGCTGCATTATTAGCCATGAAGGGTGCTGATAGCTAG